GATGGTAACAAGTTAGATAATCTATATAAGATTTCTGACCTTATTCGTCTTAATATAATAAACATGTTATAGCGAGTATATATCATGTGCTCCAATACATGCAGTTTTGGCAATGGATTAGAAGTGTTAACGTTCCAGCAGAGTAATTCATACCATCCCCCATTTTTAATGCTCAAAATGAGCAAGATGAAAATTTTTTAAACGTATCTTAATTCTTAGGGCATTCATTATTATCAAAAAGCCTTTATATTCATTAGAACTCTTTGCATGTATagatcattttctcttttttttattaaaaaaattaacatatatatatatatatatatatatatatatatatatatatatatatatatatatatatcaggccATTCATTAAGcaattaaacatgaaaatattttatacaaaatattattatatctattgtaagttttaattaaaaaattcattgatattCTTAAAACGTttgttagtaaaaaatatattttaaatttaaaaggttatatatagttatacattattatattattcttaaaatttaaaacttaataataataaaataaaaaatagtattctTAATAACTAGACAcgacaacaaaataaataaataattaagacaAGGAAAACTAACAGAAGAATTAGCCGTTTTCCTCGACCTTCCTTGGAAAATAAGGCAATAGCATAGGACCtacttaaaaaaagttaaaacattCGACTACAAAAACATACAAAATGGACAAAGATAAACACGTAAGAAAAACTAAGAAAGAcgttacatttttttcttttcaatttcacGTATtgttattgaaaattttatttcaaacattgttcatttatttgtttttttaagagagttcattcatttgttattaatttaacaaattatttgttaacgatctattttaaaattcaaaacctatttttattaaACTCATTAAATTATGTgcaccatttttttattataaatataataataactgtTATATAAATTTGATGAATGACATGATAAAAGACCGTATTATTTGCATAATTAAAGAAGCACGCCATATTTATGTCTTTCCTATCACAATCATAAGTAAAACTTGAGTTTACCACCATCCTCCGCTCAATAACCAGCAACACACATAACATTCTTTTATTAATGTCATTTTTAAGTGGCATAataactatataacaacacacATGAGTGCCGCATCATAAATTACACATACGATAAATAAATCTTCATTATTATCTTAtgcaattatatatgtattatgaGTGGTTCATTAAAAAATAGTGCAGCAAAGTCACCATAGCCGTGGGTGAATGATTGAtaggtaaaattgtatttttctttttttcccgggtatttcaaaaagtaaaaagagtTGAAGGGACGAATTCATATATTCAGAAAATTCCCTCTCCTTTAAGTATCGGTTTGTGTTTGGGGGCATCACTCGTTGTTTCTCTCTTCCATGCCCAAAATGCGTGTCCTctttgtttttctgtttttccattttcatttcCCTGAAACCCTTTCTGCCCCAATCTCAGAGTACCGCGCCCTTCTCTCTCTCCGTTCAGTCATTACCGACGCCACACCACCCGTTCTCTCTTCTTGGAACGCCTCCATCCCTTACTGTTCCTGGCTCGGCGTCACCTGCGACAACCGCCGCCACGTCACCGCCCTCAACCTCACCGGCCTCGACCTCTCCGGCACGCTCTCTGCCGACGTCGCCCACCTCCCTTTCCTCTCCAACCTCTCCCTCGCCGCAAACAAATTCTCCGGCCCCATTCCTCCCTCTCTCTCCGCCCTCTCCGGCCTCCGCTACCTCAACCTCTCCAACAATGTCTTCAACGAAACCTTCCCCTCGGAGCTTTGGCGCCTCCAGAGCCTCGAGGTCCTCGACCTCTACAACAACAACATGACCGGCGTGCTCCCTCTTGCCGTCGCGCAGATGCAGAATCTTCGTCATTTGCATCTCGGCGGCAACTTCTTCTCCGGCCAGATCCCGCCGGAGTACGGACGCTGGCAGCGCCTCCAGTACCTCGCCGTCTCCGGCAACGAACTCGACGGGACTATCCCGCCGGAGATCGGAAACTTGACCAGCCTCCGGGAGCTCTACATCGGCTACTACAACACCTACACCGGCGGCATTCCGCCGGAGATCGGAAACTTGTCGGAGCTGGTGAGGCTTGACGCAGCGTACTGTGCGTTGTCCGGGGAGATTCCGGCGGCGCTTGGGAAGCTTCAGAAGCTGGACACGCTGTTCCTTCAGGTGAATGCATTGTCAGGATCACTGACGCCGGAGCTGGGGAACCTGAAGAGCCTGAAATCCATGGATTTGTCTAACAACATGCTCTCCGGTGAGATTCCGGCGAGTTTCGGCGAGCTGAAGAATATTACGCTTCTGAATCTGTTCAGGAACAAGCTTCATGGAGCTATACCGGAGTTTATAGGAGAGCTTCCAGCGTTGGAAGTTGTGCAACTGTGGGAAAATAACTTAACAGGTAGCATTCCTGAGGGTTTGGGCAAAAATGGGAGACTCAACCTTGTTGATCTTTCTTCTAACAAGTTAACCGGGACTTTGCCTCCTTATCTCTGTTCTGGGAATACTCTTCAGACTCTGATAACtcttgggaattttcttttcggTCCAATTCCTGAGTCGCTCGGGACTTGTGAATCTCTTACACGGATTAGAATGGGAGAAAACTTTTTGAATGGTTCCATTCCTAAAGGGCTTTTTGGACTTCCCAAACTCACCCAGGTTGAACTTCAGGATAATTATCTCTCTGGAGAGTTTCCTGAGGTTGGTTCTGTTGCGGTTAATCTTGGTCAGATTACTCTCTCTAACAACCAGCTTTCTGGGGCTCTGTCTCCCTCCATTGGTAACTTCTCCAGCGTGCAGAAGCTCCTTCTTGATGGCAACATGTTCACCGGTCGGATACCTACACAGATTGGGAGGTTGCAACAGCTTTCTAAGATTGATTTTAGTGGCAACAAGTTCTCGGGTCCTATTGCGCCTGAGATCAGTCAGTGTAAGCTGTTAACTTTCCTGGACCTTAGCCGCAATGAGCTATCTGGAGACATCCCTAATGAGATAACTGGCATGAGGATATTGAATTACTTGAATCTTTCTAAGAATCATTTAGTGGGTAGCATTCCCTCTTCGATATCATCTATGCAAAGCTTGACTTCTGTTGATTTTTCATACAACAACCTGTCTGGTTTGGTGCCTGGTACCGGTCAATTCAGCTACTTCAACTACACGTCTTTCTTGGGAAACCCTGACCTGTGTGGCCCCTATTTGGGTGCTTGCAAGGGTGGGGTTGCCAATGGTGCACACCAACCTCATGTTAAAGGACTCTCCTCTTCTTTGAAGCTGCTACTTGTTGTTGGGTTGCTATTATGTTCCATTGCTTTTGCTGTGGCTGCAATATTCAAGGCCCGGTCATTAAAGAAGGCCAGTGAGGCTCGTGCATGGAAGTTGACTGCGTTCCAGCGTTTGGACTTCACTGTTGATGATGTTTTGCATTGCTTGAAAGAGGATAATATTATTGGGAAAGGAGGTGCTGGAATTGTCTACAAAGGGGCTATGCCTAATGGGGATCATGTTGCTGTGAAAAGGCTTCCAGCTATGAGTAGAGGCTCTTcccatgatcacggattcaatGCTGAGATTCAGACATTGGGGCGAATCCGACACAGGCACATTGTTAGGTTGTTGGGTTTCTGTTCAAATCATGAGACAAACCTTTTGGTCTATGAGTACATGCCCAATGGAAGTTTAGGTGAGGTTCTTCATGGAAAAAAGGGGGGTCATTTGCATTGGGACACCAGGTATAAAATTGCGGTGGAGGCTGCCAAGGGGCTTTGCTATCTGCACCATGATTGTTCGCCACTCATTGTCCATCGTGATGTGAAGTCAAACAACATCCTTCTTGATTCAAATCATGAAGCCCATGTTGCTGATTTTGGGCTTGCTAAGTTCCTGCAAGATTCTGGGACATCTGAATGCATGTCTGCTATTGCTGGTTCATATGGATACATAGCTCCAGGTACCGTTGAATTTTGACATAATTAATGCATCATATGCATGGTTGTGGCAAATTTCctttttctcgcctaatcataATTGTACGTTTAAGCATTTTGTTCAGAATTTGACTCTTTGACTTATGCATGATATTGAGGTGATGCCCctaaatttattaacattgCTATGTGGTTTTTCTTGACTTTGGTTTTCTATCATACCCAATTGATTCGCCcccttattttgtttttttttctaagccAAGTACTGAAAGTAAATGGTAGGTATCTCTGCACCGTTTGATTTTTTACCCTAACCCCCTCTCCCCACCTATGAAGTAGATAATGCTGTAGTCGTAGGTTAAGAGTCATTCACAATCGGAAACTGATGGTTATGGGCAAAAACATCAGATAAAAAGACCTATTATGTTACTTTATACGTATTGCCTTTGTTTAACTTATTGTTTCAAATTAAAGTGTCTTGCTTTATTATAGTGTATGATACCTGTTGGATGTTTGATTGCAGAGTATGCCTACACATTGAAAGTTGATGAGAAAAGCGATGTGTACAGTTTTGGTGTGGTTCTTTTAGAACTTATAACAGGCAGGAAACCAGTTGGTGAATTTGGTGATGGCGTGGACATCGTGCAATGGGTGAGGAAAATGACGGACTCTaacaaggaaggagttcttaaAGTTCTTGATCCTAGGCTTCCCTCAGTTCCCCTTCACGAAGTGATGCATGTTTTCTATGTGGCCATGCTGTGTGTTGAAGAACAGGCTGTAGAGAGACCAACAATGCGTGAAGTTGTTCAAATACTGACCGAGCTTCCAAAGCCACCTGGCTCTAAAGAGGGAGACTTAACAATAACAGAATcctctttgtcatcatcaaacgCTTTAGAATCTCCATCCTCAGCCTCCAAGGAAGATCAAAATCCTCCTCAATCCCCACCACCCGACCTTCTTAGTATTTAAAGTGCTCTGTTGGGTGTTTCATCTTATTAGTTCCCTTGGTTGTGATAGCTTATCcatttactttctttttctgtctctctTCTGGGGTTGgggcttttcttcttcttctaactGAAGGTATTAATGCTCTGATTTTTTAATGGTTTTGTACAGTAGGATTGGTGGGGGGGGTTATTTTCTTATGAAGTCACTTTCTTCATCATGTAGTactgctttttaatttttatgttacgGCCGTTGTTGTGCTTCGCCTAAGCTGGGGAGTGGGGAGGGTTCAAGGGAATGGATACTCTTTTTTTATGCGATCACTGACAGGTAGACACAAAATGACGCAAACGGGTTGGGTATTAAACAGTGGGTATATTGTATGGTTTAGAATATTATTGATGAATCCTGAGTGGATTGGCACAGTGTGAACTGTGAGCCTGAGCTGTGACTGAGTCTATGAGTCAGGTTTGGATAAAAGCTTATTTGAAGAAGTTAACCTGTTTCGAGAAAATCAGAGTGAATCAGGATTCAGGCGTGTTTTAGCTTTAGTTCGTTGTTCATGCCGTGACGCTTTTACAGAAGTTAATTCTTTTGCTTTAGCTTTTTCATTTACGAGACTTTGTAGCGCTAAAagggatataatttttttcccttgTTAAATAACAAAAGAGAGGCATTGGGGATGACAAAAAACGAGCAATCTTGTAatctatttattatatattaaaatcttaGCGCTAACCCAACAAAACTCTGGCTGTGGACCACACACACTGCTTGGAATTGGAACGTATAGTAGCTGGCGTTGATATAATCCCAAGAGAATTATGGCCATTGAATTTGCAGAAAGGGCTCGATAGAGGAAAGGGTATCCACGTGATGCACCCAACAAAATATCAGTTTGTTATGAGTTGAGTTGTCATATTTCACCTCGTACAATAAagtgttgttattttttaataagattgACCGGTGGTTTGTCGTAGTAGATTCACCTTTATCTTGGTATGTGTCCAAACCTTTGCTTGGGATGCTTGCTAGTTGCTAGCTACCATAATAATACACTTGTTTCACAGTTTCTCTGTATAGACGGTAAGGTGAGGAAATGTTAATATGGGTTTGGTTGGTGCATATGTAGtgtaataacaaaacaaaaacaaaaaaagacgaCCGTGGAATTGAAGTTTCCGATTACACAACACCTGCCCTATGCCAtttgcaaaaaggaaaagaaggacaAAATTTCAGTACGTGTCTCATTTGGATGGATTGTCTTGTGTCTCCTTCCAAGTTCCTGCCTTGGATCAAATCTTAAAGGATCCCTTTCAGTagagatgaaagaaatgaaaaaaagaaagtaaattcagatgataattttgatttaaagtAAAGTGTAAAAGTGTGATTATACGTCTTTActgtttatttctctttttttctattatctttttcttACATGGAAAGTAGAATCTAAGAGTGTAAAATTACGATTTATTTCCAGGAAGAGAGCGAGAGGCAAGGGTCCCCTcacaaataaaatgttttttaactcCAAATCCAAAACCTCGAGGAAGGGATGAATGTTGTTCATAGGCTGGGACAATTGTTTTTGCAGCAAAAATGGGGTGTCAGAGAAGAGATGATTGAGTGATTTTTGTACGAGTGATCAACgcaagaatgaaaataaaaccaGTATGGTGGAAGACCTCATTGGCATATAGGCGTTTGCCACATTAGTCAAAATTAAACTCAGTGCAAAAAACTACTGGAATGACTATTTTGGTCTAATAGAAATTagaaacacaataaaaaaattaatgtgaaactttttaaacttaataaatcaaactaaaataaaatgagagatctaaattatattttaactcatttttaaatagaatgtcgttttaattcttcaattttttttccaccaACCCAAATATAACAGCGGAGATACAGTGTAATTGTTTGGGAAAAAAGTAatactataaaaataatttgaatccGTAACTCATTATTGCTCCATGATTGGGCAATTGAAGATTGTTACATGGAATTCAACCATAGAAACTCTCCACAATGGAGACACCATAAGCATCGGACAAAATCTATACATTAATTTTTGTGTGTGGTACAACAAGGTCCAAGATAAACCAATACGTTAAAACACAAGAAAAAGCCCCTCAATGCGGCTTTGAAGTTCAAATTATTTGGGTaccaaattgaacaatgaaagaaaaaagatgaaaattgaaAGACTGGAGAGGCAAATCAGTCCCATAACGCGAACAGCTTTACCGAAAAATCTATCTATCAAAACTCATAAAACCAAACAGCGTGGGGACTTGCACTGTTGGTCCAGGTCCAGCACAGGTTTATTgttcatataaatatataatagacgagtgttttgtatttttaatatatttttcattcttcttttataaACAAATCATTTCATCTTTCATAATATGAAATTATGAGTGAGactcatttaatttaaatatgaagagaaacttataaaatattgagatttttaatttttaataaatttagctAATAgtaagaatatattaaaaaattgtattgataCCATTTATCTTACCAATTCTATTTTCCCCGTTTTATTCTTTCTGATTTTATCTTCTGCCACAGTACTGCTCTATATATTATTCTGTCCTGTATAACTTTTGGGATTTAGATTGAAAGACAGGCACTATGCGTAGAAGATCAGAAAACATGGTGAATTGCCACTTTTGTGTCGTCTTCTGCATTTTTTCCATTGCCATTCTTTGTTCTGAGTAATTGCCCAAGCTCTCCCTCCTAAGATTTATTTAGCAGTTTGCATTTGGAAATTTTCACAATTATATACTCTTTAATGGGCAAAGTCCTTATTCATAAAAGGgataaaatattacataaacATTAACTTACAACCAATAGCAGGTCAAAGATCTTACGCCTCTTCTTCTTAAGAAAAAACTGCTGATGCATCATGCATCATTGAAAAGTTGTATATTTagttatctatttttaatttgagtaCATATAGTAAAGTGAGTTTTACATATAGTTTATATTCAAAATCCACAGAAAATTTACGTAGCCAGCATCAAAGCATACAAAAGAAGATTAAGGACAAATACTcaagaagtaaaaataaatactgCCATGTAGCAAATACACATATTCTAACTGTTCTTCGTATGTTTATAATTCATGTTTGGGGGGTTAgtcgttaattttttattttaaaaaaaaagggttcCTTTTTATGTTGGCAAGTAAACTGTTCAAGTAATTGCAATGAAAGCACCTGATGTAGCACGACATGTATTATGACAAGTCCAAATAGTAGCTGCAGTGATTGATTATTTGTGTTGTGTGGTTGCCCACAAGATCTGCCTTTTATTGTTGTTCCATCTCATTACATTTCTTTGACTTCATTTATTATTGCAGACACCACAGTAGTTATTATAATGTTACGAGATCTGTTCATTTCCTTCTTCCTAAGCATTATTAGTAAATGTCCCAGAACTCGGATAATATATAAA
The nucleotide sequence above comes from Glycine soja cultivar W05 chromosome 11, ASM419377v2, whole genome shotgun sequence. Encoded proteins:
- the LOC114375599 gene encoding leucine-rich repeat receptor-like serine/threonine-protein kinase BAM1; protein product: MPKMRVLFVFLFFHFHFPETLSAPISEYRALLSLRSVITDATPPVLSSWNASIPYCSWLGVTCDNRRHVTALNLTGLDLSGTLSADVAHLPFLSNLSLAANKFSGPIPPSLSALSGLRYLNLSNNVFNETFPSELWRLQSLEVLDLYNNNMTGVLPLAVAQMQNLRHLHLGGNFFSGQIPPEYGRWQRLQYLAVSGNELDGTIPPEIGNLTSLRELYIGYYNTYTGGIPPEIGNLSELVRLDAAYCALSGEIPAALGKLQKLDTLFLQVNALSGSLTPELGNLKSLKSMDLSNNMLSGEIPASFGELKNITLLNLFRNKLHGAIPEFIGELPALEVVQLWENNLTGSIPEGLGKNGRLNLVDLSSNKLTGTLPPYLCSGNTLQTLITLGNFLFGPIPESLGTCESLTRIRMGENFLNGSIPKGLFGLPKLTQVELQDNYLSGEFPEVGSVAVNLGQITLSNNQLSGALSPSIGNFSSVQKLLLDGNMFTGRIPTQIGRLQQLSKIDFSGNKFSGPIAPEISQCKLLTFLDLSRNELSGDIPNEITGMRILNYLNLSKNHLVGSIPSSISSMQSLTSVDFSYNNLSGLVPGTGQFSYFNYTSFLGNPDLCGPYLGACKGGVANGAHQPHVKGLSSSLKLLLVVGLLLCSIAFAVAAIFKARSLKKASEARAWKLTAFQRLDFTVDDVLHCLKEDNIIGKGGAGIVYKGAMPNGDHVAVKRLPAMSRGSSHDHGFNAEIQTLGRIRHRHIVRLLGFCSNHETNLLVYEYMPNGSLGEVLHGKKGGHLHWDTRYKIAVEAAKGLCYLHHDCSPLIVHRDVKSNNILLDSNHEAHVADFGLAKFLQDSGTSECMSAIAGSYGYIAPEYAYTLKVDEKSDVYSFGVVLLELITGRKPVGEFGDGVDIVQWVRKMTDSNKEGVLKVLDPRLPSVPLHEVMHVFYVAMLCVEEQAVERPTMREVVQILTELPKPPGSKEGDLTITESSLSSSNALESPSSASKEDQNPPQSPPPDLLSI